The Amycolatopsis coloradensis sequence GCGGCGGCCGCCGAAGTTCACCTACCGCTGAGCGATCCGAGCCGCTTCGCCGTGAAGGCCGGCATCGACGCCTTCCACGACTGGCTCGGGCATTNCCCAGACGGTTACAGAAGGCGTGATGCCGTGAAGGCCTCCTTCACTACCTTCAGGGTAGGGAAGGAGGCCTTCACGGACCCGAATCTAGGACAAACTAGATCTCGTCCCAGGGATTGCTTTCGTACGCTTCGGTGAGGATCCGCCCCGTCTCCGGGGCGAACGGAAGCACGACGTCGTCCACCGACGCCACCGGCCACCCGACCGACTCCGAATTGGTCAGGAACATGGCGTCGAACCCCGGCAGATCGGCGGGGCGGACGTCGCGGATCTCCTGGGGGATCCCGTTGCGCTCGAGGCTGCGACGCACGAGTTGCTGGCTGATGCCGTCGAGCACCGGGGCCTGCGGCCAGACCACAGTGCCGCCTTCGAGGAAACCGACGTTCCAGATCGACGCCTCGCTGACCCGGCCCTGGTAGTCGACGAACAGCGCGTCGTCGTATCCCGCCAGCTTCGCCTCGCGCGTGTGGTGGAGCAGTCCGAACGTACCGACGTGTTTGACCTCCGGGAGCACCCGCTCGTAGCGCACGGACCGCAGGCGCAACGGTGTCATCTCGTGCTTTCGGGGCGGCCCGATCCGGACGAGGACATCCGGTGCCGCCGGTGCGCCGGGATCGGACCAATCCAACGCCCGGGAGAAGATCAGCACCCGCACGGACAACGCGTCTTCACCCCGGATGGCCTGCCGTACGTACCCGCGCACCGCCTCGGTGTCGAGGTCGTGGGCGAACATGCGCCGCGTACTTGTAGCGAGACGGCGAAGGTGGACGTCCAGACCGCGGACCTTGCCG is a genomic window containing:
- a CDS encoding aminotransferase class IV family protein, producing the protein MKLEVNGAPARSEDLAGAFGYGHFTAMQVRGGKVRGLDVHLRRLATSTRRMFAHDLDTEAVRGYVRQAIRGEDALSVRVLIFSRALDWSDPGAPAAPDVLVRIGPPRKHEMTPLRLRSVRYERVLPEVKHVGTFGLLHHTREAKLAGYDDALFVDYQGRVSEASIWNVGFLEGGTVVWPQAPVLDGISQQLVRRSLERNGIPQEIRDVRPADLPGFDAMFLTNSESVGWPVASVDDVVLPFAPETGRILTEAYESNPWDEI